A region of Pyxidicoccus parkwaysis DNA encodes the following proteins:
- a CDS encoding glycosyltransferase family 39 protein, with translation MQDLVTSSPGPIPNRAQAAWHVAGALLLATAMTWAVASHVLLPERPWSVGALLTLAVASLALGHVLHRRWLPATRRRFAAWSPRQRVLWLLGCVVVSLLLGRAIPLHAPRGVLMVGTAPMATIPDTATDANLHRPNPSQEVVTPTPPRTVGPGTRLMRLAFHVTHLVALTALLLIVGLWLHARETSAVATRPSAREGVAYALPSLAAGLLWVMTTFPGMMSSDSLDQWNQAFTGRFFDTHPVFHTFIIRLLTHLWDSPAVVTLPQVLGFAALVGWGCVSLRQAGLSRAVAWSASVLVAIVPVNGALAATVWKDVPFSLAIMALCILLFRATAFPGTTARPRFWVAFGLCSVLVLLLRHNGPPAVLGAFLAVAALDRRRLKTAALVMVLVLVAATGTRRLLFLVYGAVPLSSGLALMGYLGAHVAAGTPMDETERAVLEDLHPLDDRWNYDCFSNVPTVFDGRFDMEAVARHRDVLPRLTLALTLRNPRPTLNHLVCATSMLWKVWRGDDPLNATALQNLGEGRWNPINAQGLNLPHIPRHTPLMPEAWSQRLMYALQWTTWRDAGWLFWGPALPLYLSLLACAVACLRRRSWRPAAVLVPLLLHTLVLALVIPSQDVRYQFPLFLVGYLFIPAWLFGPRALAAREAPGKDRLTDQSAASETAAA, from the coding sequence ATGCAAGACCTCGTCACTTCCTCCCCCGGCCCCATCCCCAATCGCGCCCAGGCCGCGTGGCACGTCGCCGGAGCCCTCCTGCTGGCCACCGCGATGACGTGGGCCGTGGCCAGCCATGTGCTCCTGCCGGAGCGCCCCTGGAGCGTCGGCGCGCTCCTCACGCTGGCGGTGGCTTCGCTGGCCCTGGGGCACGTCCTTCACAGGAGATGGCTCCCCGCCACGAGGCGGCGCTTCGCCGCGTGGTCTCCTCGACAGCGCGTCCTGTGGCTCCTCGGCTGTGTGGTGGTGTCCCTGCTGTTGGGCCGGGCCATTCCCCTTCATGCGCCGCGAGGCGTGCTCATGGTGGGAACGGCGCCGATGGCGACAATCCCAGACACCGCCACGGACGCGAACCTCCACCGGCCCAACCCCTCCCAGGAAGTGGTGACGCCGACACCGCCCCGTACCGTCGGGCCCGGCACTCGACTGATGCGGCTCGCGTTCCATGTCACGCACCTGGTGGCGCTGACCGCGCTCCTGCTCATCGTGGGCCTGTGGCTGCATGCCAGGGAGACAAGCGCGGTCGCCACCAGGCCCTCCGCGCGCGAAGGCGTCGCCTACGCGCTGCCGTCACTCGCCGCGGGGCTCCTGTGGGTGATGACGACGTTCCCGGGAATGATGAGCAGTGACTCGCTGGACCAATGGAACCAGGCGTTCACCGGCCGCTTCTTCGATACCCACCCCGTGTTCCACACCTTCATCATCCGTCTGCTCACCCACCTCTGGGATTCGCCGGCGGTGGTGACACTCCCGCAGGTGCTCGGCTTCGCGGCCCTGGTGGGCTGGGGCTGCGTGAGCCTGCGTCAGGCGGGGCTGTCGCGCGCGGTGGCCTGGAGCGCCAGCGTCCTCGTCGCCATCGTCCCGGTGAATGGCGCGCTCGCCGCGACTGTCTGGAAGGACGTCCCCTTCAGCCTGGCCATCATGGCCCTCTGCATCCTGCTCTTCCGCGCGACGGCCTTTCCGGGCACCACCGCGCGCCCCCGCTTCTGGGTGGCCTTCGGACTGTGCTCGGTGCTGGTGCTGCTGCTGCGCCACAACGGACCTCCCGCCGTGCTGGGCGCCTTCCTCGCCGTGGCGGCACTGGACCGGCGCCGCCTCAAGACGGCCGCACTGGTCATGGTGCTCGTCCTCGTCGCGGCGACCGGCACCCGGCGTCTCCTGTTCCTCGTCTATGGCGCAGTGCCTCTGAGCAGTGGCCTGGCCCTCATGGGGTACCTGGGCGCGCACGTGGCGGCCGGAACGCCGATGGATGAGACGGAGCGCGCCGTCCTCGAGGACCTCCACCCGCTCGACGACCGGTGGAACTACGACTGCTTCTCCAATGTGCCCACCGTCTTCGACGGCCGCTTCGACATGGAGGCGGTGGCGCGCCACCGGGACGTGCTTCCCCGGCTGACGCTGGCGCTGACGCTGCGCAATCCCAGGCCCACGCTGAACCACCTCGTCTGCGCGACGTCCATGCTCTGGAAGGTGTGGCGCGGCGATGACCCGCTCAACGCCACCGCGCTCCAGAACCTCGGCGAGGGGCGCTGGAATCCCATCAACGCACAGGGGCTCAACCTGCCGCATATCCCCCGTCATACCCCCCTCATGCCGGAGGCCTGGAGCCAGCGACTGATGTACGCGCTCCAGTGGACCACGTGGCGCGATGCGGGCTGGTTGTTCTGGGGCCCCGCGCTGCCGCTGTACCTCTCGCTGCTGGCCTGCGCCGTGGCCTGTCTCCGACGGCGCTCGTGGCGGCCCGCCGCCGTGCTCGTGCCCCTGCTGCTGCACACCCTCGTGCTCGCGCTGGTCATCCCCTCGCAGGACGTGCGCTACCAATTCCCGCTGTTCCTCGTCGGCTACCTGTTCATCCCCGCCTGGCTGTTCGGGCCGCGAGCCCTGGCGGCGCGCGAAGCGCCAGGGAAGGACCGGTTGACGGACCAGTCAGCCGCGTCCGAGACCGCCGCGGCCTGA
- a CDS encoding DUF2304 family protein, which produces MSLPFIVLVVAVLFFVLSQFGARLAARHSVTWYLVSGFIVLAAIRPDWLLPVAHLLGITLVSNMVLAGLTMFLFVQMLEQYSENTRLQRQVVRMVSSIAAQSFPERVREPGDSRPRVLVVLPCYNESASLPVLVPRLTALQRATPDLDLDFCIVNDGSVDATPEVLRRLAPRNHVTHHTNIGVSGGLRTGFMVAQGTGADFAVQCDSDGQHPIESIPDLVRSARERETDMLIGSRFSGVVGGQDTLASTTRLRRTGGVVITTLLGMFGSAARVSDPTSGFRVYSRRAMATLLQLMPDEYPEPESIALVTLAGLRVREYGVTMSPRTTGTSSLSGLKSLRFMTKVSAALLGLRLRSLMNRSASRASGGKGGGSGGPGAPVISLPESAPVAPLVGDQVNAGK; this is translated from the coding sequence ATGTCGCTACCGTTCATCGTCCTTGTCGTCGCCGTCCTGTTCTTCGTCCTGTCCCAGTTCGGTGCGCGACTGGCGGCACGGCACTCGGTGACGTGGTACCTCGTCAGCGGCTTCATCGTCCTCGCGGCCATCCGTCCGGACTGGCTGCTGCCCGTGGCGCACCTGCTCGGCATCACCCTGGTCAGCAACATGGTGCTGGCCGGGCTGACGATGTTCCTGTTCGTGCAGATGCTCGAGCAGTACTCGGAGAACACGCGCCTGCAGCGGCAGGTGGTCCGCATGGTGTCCTCCATCGCGGCCCAGTCCTTCCCGGAGCGCGTGCGCGAACCCGGCGACTCGCGCCCCCGCGTGCTGGTGGTGCTGCCCTGCTACAACGAGTCCGCGAGCCTGCCCGTCCTGGTGCCGCGCCTCACCGCCCTCCAGCGCGCCACGCCGGACCTGGACCTGGACTTCTGCATCGTCAACGACGGCTCCGTCGACGCCACGCCCGAGGTGCTGCGGCGACTGGCCCCTCGCAACCACGTCACCCACCACACCAACATCGGCGTCTCCGGCGGCCTGCGCACCGGCTTCATGGTGGCCCAGGGCACCGGCGCCGACTTCGCCGTGCAGTGTGACTCGGACGGGCAGCACCCCATCGAGAGCATTCCCGACCTCGTGCGCTCGGCGCGCGAGCGCGAGACGGACATGCTCATCGGCTCGCGCTTCAGCGGCGTGGTTGGTGGGCAGGACACGCTGGCCAGCACCACCCGGCTGCGGCGCACGGGCGGCGTCGTCATCACCACGCTGCTGGGCATGTTCGGCTCCGCGGCGCGCGTGTCGGACCCGACGTCGGGCTTCCGCGTCTACTCGCGGCGGGCCATGGCCACGCTGCTCCAGTTGATGCCCGACGAGTACCCCGAGCCCGAGTCCATCGCGCTCGTCACGCTGGCCGGCCTGCGCGTGCGGGAGTACGGCGTGACCATGAGCCCGCGCACCACGGGCACGTCCAGCCTGAGCGGCCTCAAGAGCCTGCGCTTCATGACCAAGGTGTCCGCGGCGCTGCTGGGCTTGCGGCTGCGCTCGCTGATGAACCGGAGTGCCTCGCGCGCTTCCGGTGGGAAGGGCGGCGGGAGTGGGGGGCCGGGCGCTCCGGTCATCTCGCTTCCGGAGTCCGCGCCGGTGGCCCCGCTGGTGGGGGACCAGGTCAACGCTGGGAAGTAG
- a CDS encoding glycosyltransferase — MRICLVSKSLAPFTGGDLGEYASRMARALADAGHEVHVLTAPQPGLTVPAAPELPGVHLHLVEPLPPALGGAFPHPPIRHAMQVYEALRALHASHAFDVIEFPERECEGVFAIRAKRTLGHFASVVLAVRLHTPTADLQQLNCVAALTLDTAQQEFFEAASIREADLLLSPTRALLERVTQRLGLGDTGTVAPRTRALLERVTQRPGLGDTGAVVPPPFARALPPVSSAPPSTPPRVLYAGPLEYRKGLHVLIAAMQSLFEKGLRAEVWLLGDDTPTGPGGRSLRQWLERSILPAWKHCFHFEPRPTESQLAQAFASATVCCLPSLWDNLPHELLEAMAAGCPVVASDAGGMAELIEDGRSGRLFRSGDVAHLASVLEQTLGTPALKDSARVASLCAPNHVVKQFEAAVARAAASQPAKSAAQRTRSPGTPRVSFLVPYFNMGRYLPETLRSIRAQSFTDYEIVLVDDGSTDAESLALLDTLQAPDLRIVRKPNGGLSSARNAGLQVARGHYVLPLDPDDLIEPTFLEKAVAVMEGTPGLAYVTSLVAYFRESPDNLVGGWVPSGMDRDALWVVNVASTCTALMERTLLLELGGYDEWLTSYEDWDVFSRMAERGMTGTVIPEFLFLYRLRHDSMTHTLRLNERQQMLAWLSQKHPALALDAGRALRIQQGEAHRLEARLLGEIQAAMPQPLLNRVADRVNGTLKRFDFLHHTLKRAARVVAPDESRPIRHQIMDRFLRRGGK, encoded by the coding sequence TTGCGAATCTGTCTCGTCTCCAAGTCGCTCGCGCCATTCACCGGGGGAGACCTCGGCGAGTACGCATCGCGCATGGCCCGGGCTCTCGCCGACGCGGGGCATGAGGTCCACGTCCTCACCGCGCCACAGCCGGGCCTCACCGTGCCCGCCGCACCGGAGCTTCCGGGCGTGCACCTCCACCTCGTGGAGCCACTGCCTCCCGCGCTCGGAGGCGCCTTCCCGCACCCGCCCATTCGTCACGCGATGCAGGTGTATGAGGCGCTGCGCGCACTGCACGCGTCGCACGCCTTCGACGTCATCGAGTTTCCGGAGCGTGAGTGCGAGGGCGTGTTCGCCATCCGTGCGAAGCGCACGCTGGGCCACTTCGCCTCCGTCGTGCTCGCGGTCCGCCTGCACACGCCCACCGCGGACCTCCAGCAACTCAACTGCGTCGCCGCGCTCACGCTGGACACCGCGCAGCAGGAGTTCTTCGAGGCTGCCTCGATTCGTGAGGCCGACCTGCTCCTCTCGCCGACCCGCGCTCTCCTGGAGCGGGTGACGCAGCGACTCGGTCTCGGAGACACCGGCACGGTGGCGCCCCGAACTCGCGCATTGCTGGAGCGGGTGACGCAGCGGCCTGGCCTCGGTGACACCGGCGCGGTGGTGCCCCCGCCATTCGCTCGTGCCCTCCCGCCCGTCTCGTCCGCTCCACCGAGCACACCACCGCGAGTGCTGTACGCCGGCCCGCTGGAGTACCGGAAGGGCCTCCATGTACTCATCGCCGCGATGCAGTCCCTCTTCGAGAAGGGGCTGCGCGCGGAGGTGTGGCTCCTCGGTGACGACACGCCCACCGGGCCTGGCGGGCGCTCACTGCGTCAGTGGTTGGAGCGGAGCATCCTCCCGGCCTGGAAGCACTGCTTCCACTTCGAGCCGCGCCCCACGGAGTCCCAGCTCGCACAGGCCTTCGCCAGCGCGACGGTGTGCTGCCTTCCCTCGCTCTGGGACAACCTCCCCCATGAACTGCTGGAGGCCATGGCCGCCGGCTGTCCCGTGGTGGCCAGCGATGCGGGCGGCATGGCGGAGCTCATCGAGGACGGCCGGAGCGGACGCCTCTTCCGCTCCGGTGACGTGGCCCACCTCGCCTCCGTGCTGGAGCAGACTCTCGGCACTCCGGCGCTGAAGGACTCCGCGCGCGTCGCCAGCCTCTGCGCTCCGAACCACGTCGTGAAGCAGTTCGAAGCGGCCGTGGCCCGAGCAGCCGCCTCGCAACCCGCGAAGTCAGCGGCACAACGGACGCGCAGTCCCGGCACGCCGCGCGTGTCCTTCCTGGTCCCCTACTTCAACATGGGGCGCTACCTGCCCGAGACGCTGCGCTCCATCCGCGCGCAGAGCTTCACGGACTACGAAATCGTCCTCGTGGACGACGGCTCCACGGACGCGGAGAGCCTCGCGCTGCTGGACACGCTCCAGGCGCCGGACCTGCGCATCGTCCGCAAGCCCAACGGCGGGCTCAGCTCCGCGCGCAACGCGGGCCTCCAGGTCGCTCGAGGCCACTATGTCCTGCCCCTGGACCCCGACGACCTCATCGAGCCCACCTTCCTGGAGAAGGCCGTCGCCGTCATGGAGGGCACGCCAGGACTGGCCTACGTCACGTCCCTCGTCGCCTACTTCCGCGAGTCGCCCGACAACCTCGTGGGCGGCTGGGTGCCCTCGGGCATGGACCGTGACGCGCTGTGGGTGGTCAACGTGGCCTCCACTTGCACGGCGCTCATGGAGCGCACACTCCTCCTGGAGCTCGGCGGCTACGACGAGTGGCTGACGTCGTACGAGGACTGGGACGTCTTCTCGCGGATGGCGGAGCGCGGAATGACGGGCACCGTCATCCCCGAGTTCCTCTTCCTGTACCGGCTGCGCCACGACTCGATGACGCACACGCTGCGGCTGAACGAGCGCCAGCAGATGCTGGCCTGGTTGAGCCAGAAGCACCCCGCGCTGGCGCTGGACGCGGGGCGCGCGCTGCGCATCCAGCAGGGCGAGGCCCACCGGCTCGAGGCCCGCCTCCTCGGAGAAATCCAGGCGGCCATGCCCCAGCCGCTGTTGAACCGGGTGGCGGACCGCGTGAATGGCACCCTCAAGCGGTTCGACTTCCTGCACCACACGCTGAAGCGCGCGGCCCGCGTGGTGGCACCGGACGAGTCCCGTCCCATCCGCCACCAAATCATGGACCGCTTCCTCCGCCGTGGCGGCAAGTGA
- a CDS encoding glycosyltransferase family 4 protein, with amino-acid sequence MSAHRSSPPGVGPRAIHQLVPRLAWGDAVGNQVRYLQSLLRGWGYASDIYAEAWDDACKDQVVPVRDYARAADPDTVLVVHHSFQSRLVPLIIQSPGRKVLVYHNVTPARLFEGFERKAAAGCEGARDELLELRPHVESAFADSTFNAEELVAAGYRNVSVLPFPIDWSAFDAAPDPALQAELSDGCANILFVGRAVPSKKVDDVMRVFTAYQRLYQPRSRLVIAGYLHRDGAYGAYLHGLKEVLGAEQVRFLGRVSAAQLSACFATASVYLSMSRHEGFGVPLLEAMYRGVPVVAYGAAAVPETMGGAGLVTLSDDPSEVAELLAVLERGALREQVIKAQRERLAPLSQEAVAEQVREAFQGVLSGHAAPSPAPVPEATVDLVCPGFTVRPEAPESRLARELAKTIPGARVLALRPRGEGPSLTLGAEDVEGVPVWHFTPDQPPGRAPAPLPGASSLETAVRVSRAPVVLLGADSEVARAVLPHVKERAWGTFEPSASGASIEQARQHLGQRGVVLEPERLEDARHALLSAVGGATRAN; translated from the coding sequence GTGAGTGCACACAGAAGCAGCCCGCCCGGGGTGGGGCCTCGGGCCATCCATCAGCTCGTGCCCCGGCTCGCCTGGGGTGACGCGGTCGGCAACCAGGTGCGCTACCTCCAGAGCCTGCTGCGCGGCTGGGGCTATGCCTCGGACATCTACGCGGAGGCCTGGGACGACGCCTGCAAGGACCAGGTGGTGCCGGTGCGCGACTACGCGCGAGCAGCCGACCCGGACACCGTGCTGGTGGTGCACCACAGCTTCCAGTCGAGGCTGGTGCCGCTCATCATCCAGTCGCCCGGCCGGAAGGTGCTCGTCTACCACAACGTGACGCCCGCCCGGCTGTTCGAGGGGTTCGAGCGCAAGGCCGCCGCCGGCTGCGAGGGGGCCCGGGACGAGCTGCTGGAATTGCGGCCCCATGTGGAGTCCGCGTTCGCCGACTCGACCTTCAACGCGGAGGAATTGGTGGCGGCGGGGTACCGGAACGTCTCGGTGCTGCCCTTCCCCATCGACTGGAGCGCGTTCGACGCGGCTCCGGACCCGGCGCTGCAAGCGGAGCTGTCCGATGGCTGCGCCAACATCCTCTTCGTGGGCCGCGCGGTGCCGAGCAAGAAGGTGGACGACGTGATGCGCGTCTTCACCGCGTACCAGCGGCTGTACCAGCCCCGCAGCCGGCTGGTGATTGCCGGGTACCTGCACCGCGACGGGGCCTATGGCGCGTACCTGCACGGGCTCAAGGAGGTGCTGGGCGCGGAGCAGGTGCGGTTCCTCGGCCGTGTGAGCGCGGCGCAGCTCTCCGCGTGCTTCGCCACGGCGTCCGTGTACCTGTCCATGAGCCGGCACGAGGGCTTCGGCGTGCCGCTGCTCGAGGCGATGTATCGCGGAGTGCCGGTGGTGGCGTATGGCGCGGCGGCCGTGCCGGAGACGATGGGTGGCGCGGGGCTCGTCACGCTGTCCGATGACCCGTCGGAGGTCGCTGAGTTGCTCGCGGTGCTGGAGCGCGGCGCGCTGCGTGAGCAGGTCATCAAGGCCCAGCGCGAGCGGCTGGCACCGCTGTCCCAGGAGGCCGTGGCCGAGCAGGTGCGCGAGGCCTTCCAGGGCGTGCTGTCCGGGCATGCGGCACCGTCCCCTGCTCCGGTGCCGGAGGCCACCGTGGACCTGGTGTGTCCGGGCTTCACGGTGCGGCCCGAGGCGCCCGAGTCGCGGCTGGCTCGCGAGCTGGCGAAGACGATTCCGGGGGCGCGCGTCCTCGCGCTGCGTCCTCGTGGTGAGGGGCCGTCGCTGACGCTGGGCGCGGAGGATGTGGAGGGCGTGCCGGTGTGGCACTTCACGCCGGACCAGCCGCCGGGCCGTGCGCCCGCACCGCTGCCCGGTGCCTCGTCGCTGGAGACGGCGGTGAGGGTCTCGCGAGCGCCCGTGGTGCTGTTGGGGGCGGACTCGGAGGTGGCTCGTGCCGTGCTGCCGCACGTGAAGGAGCGGGCCTGGGGGACGTTCGAGCCGTCGGCCTCCGGGGCGTCCATCGAGCAGGCGCGCCAGCACCTGGGACAGCGAGGGGTGGTGCTGGAGCCGGAGCGTCTGGAGGATGCGCGGCACGCCTTGCTGAGCGCTGTTGGAGGAGCCACTCGTGCGAACTGA
- the rfbB gene encoding dTDP-glucose 4,6-dehydratase yields the protein MNVLVTGGCGFIGSNLVKYLRRVRPDWTVINLDKLTYAGNLENLSELEGDPRHVFVRGDVGNRELVEHLMAVHRVDAVMHLAAESHVDRSILGPEVFVTTNVLGTQQLLEASRARGVKRFLMVSTDEVYGSLGPTGAFTESSPLQPSSPYSASKTSSDLIALAYHHTFKLDVVVTRCSNNYGRYQFPEKLIPLMVVNALHDKPLPVYGDGGNVRDWLHVEDHCQALLLALEKGRAGEVYNIGGGAERRNIEIVKAILGLVGKPESLIQYVKDRPGHDRRYAIDPTKIRTELGWLPAHTFEQGLAETVRWYVDHPAWWERVTSGAYRHYFETQYRARLQGKA from the coding sequence ATGAACGTATTGGTGACAGGGGGCTGTGGCTTCATCGGCTCCAACCTCGTGAAGTACCTCCGCCGGGTGCGTCCGGACTGGACGGTCATCAACCTCGACAAGCTCACGTACGCCGGCAATCTCGAGAACCTGTCCGAGCTCGAAGGGGACCCGCGCCACGTCTTCGTGCGCGGCGACGTCGGCAACCGCGAGCTCGTGGAGCACCTGATGGCGGTGCACCGCGTCGACGCGGTGATGCACCTGGCCGCCGAGAGCCACGTGGACCGCTCCATCCTCGGCCCCGAGGTGTTCGTCACCACCAACGTGCTGGGGACACAGCAGCTCCTGGAGGCCAGCCGCGCCCGCGGCGTGAAGCGCTTCCTCATGGTGTCCACCGACGAGGTGTACGGCTCGCTCGGCCCCACCGGCGCCTTCACCGAGTCCTCGCCGCTGCAGCCCTCCAGCCCGTACTCGGCCAGCAAGACGAGCTCGGACCTCATCGCGCTCGCGTACCACCACACCTTCAAGCTGGACGTGGTCGTCACGCGCTGCTCGAACAACTACGGGCGCTACCAGTTCCCCGAGAAGCTCATCCCGCTCATGGTGGTGAACGCGCTGCACGACAAGCCGCTGCCCGTGTACGGCGACGGCGGCAACGTGCGCGACTGGCTCCACGTGGAGGACCACTGCCAGGCGCTGCTGCTCGCGCTGGAGAAGGGCCGTGCGGGCGAGGTCTACAACATCGGCGGCGGCGCGGAGCGGCGGAACATCGAAATCGTCAAGGCCATCCTCGGGCTGGTGGGCAAGCCGGAGTCCCTCATCCAGTACGTGAAGGACCGGCCGGGGCATGACCGGCGCTACGCCATCGACCCGACGAAGATTCGCACCGAGCTGGGCTGGTTGCCCGCGCACACCTTCGAGCAGGGGCTCGCGGAGACGGTGCGCTGGTACGTGGACCACCCGGCCTGGTGGGAGCGCGTCACCAGCGGCGCCTACCGCCACTACTTCGAGACGCAGTACCGCGCGCGCCTGCAGGGGAAGGCCTGA